From Elaeis guineensis isolate ETL-2024a chromosome 16, EG11, whole genome shotgun sequence, a single genomic window includes:
- the LOC105060630 gene encoding bifunctional pinoresinol-lariciresinol reductase, which translates to MERSRVLVVGGTGYLGRRIVRASLDYGHPTYVLHRREIGVDIDKVQMLMSFKKQGAHLVEGSFSDHRSLVDAVKQVDVVVCAISGVHIRSHQILLQLKLVDAIKQAGNIKRFLPSEFGIDPARMGHAIAPGRVAFDDKMVVRKAIEDAGIPFTYVSANCFAAYFVGGLCQPGHIIPSRDGVCLLGDGNVKAIFVEEDDIAMYTIKTIDDPRTLNKTLYIRPPENILSQKEVVEAWEELIGKELSKSSISEEDFLTNIKGQDYASQVGLGHYYHVFYEGCLTNFKIGDEGEEASQLYPEVVYTRVKDYLKQYV; encoded by the exons atggagaggaGCAGGGTTCTTGTGGTAGGGGGAACTGGATACTTGGGGAGGAGGATTGTGAGAGCAAGCTTGGATTATGGGCATCCTACCTATGTCCTCCACCGGCGGGAGATTGGTGTGGACATCGACAAGGTCCAAATGCTCATGTCATTCAAGAAACAAGGTGCTCACCTCGTCGAGGGCTCCTTTTCTGATCACCGAAGCCTTGTGGATGCCGTAAAACAAGTAGATGTGGTCGTATGTGCCATATCTGGCGTGCACATCAGGAGCCACCAAATCCTCCTTCAGCTCAAGCTTGTCGACGCAATAAAACAGGCTGGAAACATCAAG CGCTTCTTGCCTTCAGAATTTGGGATAGATCCTGCAAGGATGGGTCATGCAATAGCCCCTGGAAGAGTGGCGTTTGATGATAAAATGGTGGTGAGAAAGGCCATAGAGGATGCTGGAATCCCCTTCACCTATGTCTCTGCTAATTGTTTTGCGGCTTACTTTGTTGGAGGCCTATGCCAACCAGGGCATATCATTCCATCAAGAGATGGTGTCTGCTTGCTTGGAGACGGCAATGTGAAAG CAATTTTTGTTGAGGAGGACGATATAGCAATGTACACCATCAAGACGATCGATGACCCCCGCACGCTCAACAAAACATTATACATCCGGCCACCAGAAAACATCCTCTCACAAAAGGAAGTAGTTGAGGCATGGGAGGAGCTCATTGGCAAAGAACTAAGCAAGAGCAGTATTTCAGAGGAAGACTTTCTCACCAATATTAAAG GTCAAGACTATGCTtcacaggtaggacttgggcattACTACCATGTTTTCTATGAAGGTTGTTTGACAAATTTCAAGATAGGAGATGAAGGGGAAGAGGCTTCTCAGTTGTATCCAGAAGTCGTCTACACTCGAGTGAAAGATTACCTTAAACAATATGTGTAA